One Dioscorea cayenensis subsp. rotundata cultivar TDr96_F1 chromosome 17, TDr96_F1_v2_PseudoChromosome.rev07_lg8_w22 25.fasta, whole genome shotgun sequence DNA window includes the following coding sequences:
- the LOC120280697 gene encoding auxin-responsive protein IAA7-like, whose translation MDGIPIGRKVDLNAYDNYEELSLAVDNLFRGLLSAQRDLKTVEEKLVLTGLLDGSGEYTLVYEDTEGDRMLVGDDVPWNMFVSTAKRLRVLKTSDLSGLSLGVMSRKRTAPESCTR comes from the exons ATGGATGGAATTCCAATTGGAAGAAAAGTGGACTTGAATGCTTATGATAACTATGAAGAACTCTCTTTAGCTGTAGACAACCTTTTCAGAGGTCTTCTTTCTG CACAAAGAGATCTGAAAACAGTGGAAGAGAAACTAGTGCTAACTGGTTTATTAGATGGGAGTGGTGAATACACACTAGTTTATGAAGACACTGAAGGAGATAGgatgcttgttggtgatgatgttcCATGGAA CATGTTTGTATCAACAGCAAAACGGTTGAGAGTTCTAAAGACATCTGATCTATCTGGATTATCA TTGGGAGTTATGAGCAGGAAAAGAACAGCACCTGAAAGCTGCACAAGATGA
- the LOC120279934 gene encoding la protein 1-like: MAAASLDAQKAKEVLRQVEFYFSDSNLPRDNFLKKAVQESEDGLVSLALICSFARMRNHLGLGNVKPEEVPEETVQAVAETLRKSVALKVSEDGKKIGRSTELLKPEEVIEQVDSRTIAVSPLPYDVKLEDVEAFFGKLAKINSVRLPRHVSEKKHFCGTALVEFSVEEDAKKVLEDNLVYAGIELEIKPKKEFDAVREKQQEEYEQSRSLKKDGSDGSYPKGLIVAFKLKSIPGEGSTEENCQEKANESVVPERETENVTASATAEGEPMASHSLEDAEKNVEKDGNLQDSENKATNDASMENEDEVGKEEDKKDSTTVNKENIVTREDLKEIFNRFGTVKFVDFRMGEESGYIRFEDSDSAVKARATAVLVESGLTVKNCTVTLEALTGEAEKEYWDLLRGNQERFRGNKGGRGRGRGNKGGRPFDGKRNRHADSPASRPSKVPKV, translated from the exons ATGGCGGCAGCTTCTCTTGACGCACAGAAGGCCAAGGAAGTTCTACGCCAG GTGGAGTTCTATTTCAGTGATAGCAATCTCCCGCGGGACAACTTCTTGAAGAAGGCCGTGCAGGAGAGTGAGGATGGAT TGGTGAGCTTGGCCTTGATCTGCTCGTTTGCACGGATGAGGAATCACCTTGGCTTGGGGAATGTAAAGCCGGAGGAGGTGCCGGAGGAGACTGTGCAAGCCGTTGCTGAGACTTTGAGGAAGTCTGTTGCTTTGAAAGTATCGGAGGATG GGAAGAAGATAGGCAGAAGTACTGAATTGTTGAAGCCAGAAGAGGTCATAGAGCAAGTAGATTCTAGAACAATTGCTGTATCCCCTTTACCTTATGATGTTAAGCTTGAAGATGTTGAGGCTTTCTTTGGAAAACTAGCAAAG ATAAACAGTGTCAGGCTGCCTCGTCATGTCTCTGAAAAAAAGCATTTCTGTGGCACTGCTTTGGTTGAATTTTCTGTGGAAGAAGATGCCAAGAAGGTTTTAGAGGACAACTTAGTTTATGCTGGCATAGAGCTAGAGATAAAACCCAA AAAGGAATTTGATGCTGTAAGGGAAAAGCAGCAAGAGGAATATGAACAATCAAGGTCTCTTAAGAAGGATGGTTCAGATGGAAG CTATCCTAAAGGTTTAATTGTTGCATTTAAGTTGAAGAGTATTCCTGGTGAAGGTTCTACTGAAGAAAATTGTCAGGAGAAGGCTAATGAAAGTGTAGTCCCTGAAAGAGAAACTGAGAATGTCACTGCAAGTGCAACAGCTGAGGGTGAACCGATGGCATCTCACTCTTTGGAAGATGCTGAAAAAAATGTAGAAAAAGATGGTAACTTACAGGATTCTGAAAATAAGGCAACAAATGACGCTTCTATGGAAAATGAAGATGAGGTTGGAAAGGAAGAGGACAAGAAGGATTCAACAACTGTTAACAAGGAGAATATTGTGACACGTGAGGATTTAAAGGAAATCTTTAACAGATTTGGAACTGTCAag TTTGTGGACTTCAGAATGGGGGAAGAATCAGGATATATCCGTTTTGAGGATTCTGACTCAGCTGTAAAAGCCCGTGCAACAGCAGTACTAGTTGAAAGCGGCTTGACTGTGAAGAATTGCACCGTTACCTTAGAAGCACTTACTG GTGAGGCTGAAAAGGAATACTGGGACTTGCTCCGAGGAAATCAGGAAAGGTTTAGGGGAAACAAAGGCGGCAGGGGAAG AGGTAGAGGAAATAAGGGAGGTCGACCATTCGATGGCAAGCGCAATAGGCATGCGGATTCACCTGCTTCAAGGCCAAGTAAGGTTCCTAAAGTCTAA